From the genome of Gemmatimonas phototrophica, one region includes:
- a CDS encoding phosphatase PAP2 family protein, protein MASETFSEPPATARPWARWLLVSTVAIVAAHLLDETAWRLLRLPTVYEKDWGRLLRSMGFLPTWLLFALAYWLHQRDDGARRARTTFLVLSPALGGLAAEILKLVFRRLRPDAETFGYAFRSFAEAPWSNRGMGLPSSHALVAWAGAFALARLFPRARWVFYGLAAGCGLTRVMASAHYLSDTVVAACVGWAVVAALGSRLVRPDAEPAGP, encoded by the coding sequence ATGGCATCAGAGACCTTTTCGGAGCCGCCGGCAACCGCACGGCCATGGGCCCGCTGGCTACTGGTCAGCACGGTGGCGATTGTGGCTGCCCATCTGCTCGACGAAACGGCCTGGCGCCTGTTGCGACTCCCCACGGTGTACGAGAAGGATTGGGGGCGGTTGCTGCGCTCCATGGGGTTCCTCCCCACGTGGCTGCTCTTCGCACTGGCGTATTGGCTGCACCAGCGGGATGACGGGGCGCGACGGGCCCGGACGACCTTCCTCGTCCTGTCGCCGGCCCTTGGGGGACTGGCGGCGGAGATTCTGAAGCTGGTGTTCCGGCGACTGCGCCCCGACGCCGAGACGTTCGGGTATGCGTTCCGGTCGTTCGCCGAAGCTCCCTGGTCCAACCGCGGGATGGGGCTGCCGAGTTCGCATGCGCTGGTGGCGTGGGCGGGGGCGTTTGCCCTGGCGCGGCTGTTCCCCCGGGCCCGCTGGGTGTTCTATGGCCTGGCAGCAGGGTGCGGACTCACGCGGGTTATGGCCTCGGCGCACTACCTGAGCGATACCGTCGTGGCGGCGTGTGTGGGGTGGGCGGTGGTAGCCGCCCTCGGGAGCAGACTGGTGCGTCCGGACGCCGAGCCCGCGGGCCCTTGA
- a CDS encoding Fur family transcriptional regulator gives MERNTRQRDAIRQVFEEQPRPLGPTEVLEYGRGHVSKLGIATVYRTINSLVDSGWLVPVELPGEPPRYEKSGSAHHHHFRCRQCSRVFEIHGCPGDLRDLAPKGFMLESHEVVLYGLCNTCAA, from the coding sequence ATGGAACGCAACACCCGTCAGCGCGACGCCATTCGTCAGGTTTTCGAAGAACAGCCCCGCCCCCTCGGCCCCACCGAGGTGCTTGAGTATGGGCGCGGACACGTGTCCAAGCTTGGCATCGCCACGGTGTACCGCACGATCAATTCGCTGGTAGACAGCGGCTGGCTGGTGCCGGTGGAATTGCCCGGTGAGCCACCGCGTTACGAGAAATCCGGTTCGGCGCACCACCACCACTTCCGGTGCCGGCAGTGCAGCCGGGTCTTCGAGATCCATGGCTGCCCGGGCGACCTGCGTGATCTTGCGCCCAAGGGCTTCATGCTGGAGTCGCACGAAGTGGTGCTGTACGGGCTGTGCAACACGTGCGCGGCGTAG
- a CDS encoding SCO family protein, with the protein MAMDPPRDMPSVTFRLPDSTALTLGPEPGRPLVLFFGYTHCPDVCPTTLADWKRVKAKLGARAAAVRFVFVSVDPERDTPAVAQRYARQYDTSFIGLSGDAPTTARLMEAYGVASAKEEGTAASGYLVSHSSQVFLVNDAGQLVALYPFGTRWEALAADLSHLLK; encoded by the coding sequence ATGGCAATGGATCCGCCGCGCGACATGCCGAGCGTGACATTCCGGTTGCCCGACAGCACCGCGCTGACGCTCGGACCGGAACCCGGGCGGCCGCTGGTACTCTTTTTTGGGTACACGCACTGTCCGGACGTCTGTCCCACCACGCTCGCCGACTGGAAGCGGGTCAAGGCGAAGCTTGGTGCGCGCGCGGCCGCCGTGCGGTTTGTCTTCGTGAGCGTAGACCCGGAGCGGGACACGCCGGCGGTCGCGCAGCGCTACGCCCGGCAATACGACACCAGCTTCATCGGGCTCTCGGGTGATGCGCCAACCACTGCGCGACTCATGGAAGCGTACGGTGTGGCGTCGGCGAAAGAAGAGGGGACTGCCGCCAGCGGGTATCTGGTCAGTCATTCGTCTCAAGTGTTTCTCGTGAACGACGCTGGACAGCTGGTGGCGTTGTATCCCTTTGGCACGCGGTGGGAGGCCCTCGCCGCAGATCTCTCGCACCTGCTCAAATGA
- a CDS encoding copper chaperone PCu(A)C: protein MMPFKPRHHSRRLAHACFLAALVAPVMSACATAEPPPSGRIVTSAWARPADSGATGGAYLTILNADSVAVELVSASSPVAVATEVHETMEHDGMSHMMPRTTVPIAPRDSMVMKPGGLHLMLMQLTRALVVNDTIPMTLRFSRGDSVMVRIPVVSP, encoded by the coding sequence ATGATGCCCTTCAAGCCGCGTCATCACTCGCGTCGTCTCGCACACGCCTGCTTCCTGGCGGCGCTGGTCGCTCCCGTCATGAGCGCCTGCGCCACCGCCGAGCCACCGCCGTCGGGGCGCATTGTCACGTCGGCGTGGGCACGTCCCGCCGATTCGGGTGCCACCGGTGGCGCCTATCTCACCATTCTGAACGCGGATTCGGTGGCCGTGGAACTGGTGTCGGCGTCCAGTCCTGTGGCCGTGGCCACCGAAGTGCACGAAACCATGGAGCATGACGGCATGTCGCACATGATGCCGCGCACCACGGTCCCCATTGCCCCGCGCGACTCCATGGTGATGAAGCCTGGTGGCCTGCACCTCATGCTGATGCAGCTCACGCGGGCGCTGGTCGTCAACGATACGATCCCGATGACGCTGCGGTTCTCCCGTGGGGATTCCGTCATGGTCCGGATTCCCGTGGTGTCGCCATAA
- the bioF gene encoding 8-amino-7-oxononanoate synthase: MTYPPGLIPPSTMNAALDEELRGLEAAGLKRSLRQVQQRRAGTVLLNGERVADFASNDYLGLASDPRVARAAHAVLQAEGTGAGAARLISGNHPIHEALEHTLARLKGCDYTLHFPSGYMVNVGAIPALADRGDVIYSDELNHASLIDGCRLSRATVRVFPHNDLDALDRMLTAERSQFRRAMIVVEGVFSMDGDTCPLDRLVPLARRHQAWSYVDDAHGTGVMGATGAGSLEHFGVSGQVDIVVGTLGKALGTSGAYVGGSKELVEFLVSRARSFIFTTGSPPALAAATLEALRIAQVEGWRREAVRERSRRVRSRLIAGGIDVTGPEDGHIIPVIIGDPLRTMAVVADLRRRGFLVGGVRPPTVPAGTSRLRLSMSAVHPVELVDALAATLLDALKRV, encoded by the coding sequence ATGACGTATCCACCGGGGTTGATCCCGCCTTCCACGATGAACGCCGCGCTCGACGAAGAGTTGCGCGGGCTGGAGGCGGCTGGACTGAAGCGATCGCTGCGGCAGGTACAGCAGCGACGCGCCGGCACGGTGTTGCTGAACGGGGAACGGGTCGCCGATTTTGCGTCGAACGACTACCTCGGTCTGGCCAGTGATCCGCGCGTGGCGCGCGCGGCGCATGCGGTCTTGCAGGCCGAAGGCACTGGAGCCGGGGCCGCCCGACTGATCTCGGGGAATCATCCGATTCACGAAGCGCTCGAGCACACGCTGGCCCGACTCAAGGGGTGTGACTACACCTTGCACTTCCCCTCGGGGTACATGGTGAACGTGGGAGCCATTCCCGCGCTCGCCGATCGTGGCGATGTGATCTATTCCGACGAACTCAATCACGCGTCGCTCATTGACGGCTGCCGGTTGTCACGTGCCACTGTGCGGGTGTTTCCGCACAATGATCTGGACGCGCTGGATCGCATGCTGACGGCGGAACGCAGCCAGTTTCGACGCGCCATGATCGTGGTGGAAGGGGTGTTCTCCATGGACGGCGACACCTGTCCTCTCGATCGGCTGGTACCGCTGGCGCGCCGGCATCAGGCGTGGAGCTACGTGGATGATGCCCACGGCACGGGCGTGATGGGCGCCACCGGGGCCGGCAGTCTCGAACACTTTGGTGTATCGGGACAGGTGGATATTGTGGTGGGAACGCTGGGCAAGGCGCTGGGCACCTCGGGCGCGTACGTGGGCGGTTCCAAGGAACTCGTGGAGTTTCTGGTGAGCCGTGCGCGGTCGTTCATTTTTACCACCGGATCACCGCCGGCCCTCGCGGCGGCGACGCTCGAAGCGTTGCGCATTGCGCAGGTGGAAGGGTGGCGGCGTGAGGCGGTACGCGAGCGATCGCGACGGGTGCGCAGCCGATTGATTGCGGGCGGCATCGACGTTACCGGCCCGGAAGATGGGCACATCATTCCGGTCATCATTGGCGATCCCTTGCGCACCATGGCGGTGGTGGCCGACCTGCGTCGTCGCGGGTTTCTGGTGGGAGGCGTTCGTCCCCCCACCGTGCCGGCCGGCACGTCACGCCTGCGCCTCTCCATGTCGGCCGTCCATCCCGTGGAACTGGTGGACGCCCTGGCCGCCACGCTCCTCGACGCGCTCAAACGGGTGTGA
- a CDS encoding adenosylmethionine--8-amino-7-oxononanoate transaminase yields MQHDVRHVWHPYTQHHQAPSPIPIARANGSWLFDTTGRPILDAISSWWVTTHGHCHPSIVSAIAAQAATLDQVIFAGFTHEPAAALAAALVERLPAGLSRIFYSDDGSTAVEVAIKLSLQSFANDGRPRRLIAALENAYHGDTFGAMAAGARGVFTHMYEPLLFDVARLPDPSEGDTLTALDALIASRGHELAAVIVEPLVLGASGMRVWDEAVLQGIRTRTAAAGVHLIADEVMTGFGRTGPMFACGRAGVSPDLLCMSKGLTGGVLPLGATAATETIFDAFRSDDRRKTFFHGHSYTANPIACAAALASLALFTDECDQARARITETHRQQLASLQGTAGVRAVRQIGTVAAVELDAPAGYLSDIGRELAAFSLQEGVLLRPLGNVAYCLPPYCTSNAELDRVYDVIARFLEGARAAPIGSGGPVDD; encoded by the coding sequence CTGCAGCACGATGTACGGCACGTGTGGCATCCGTACACGCAACATCATCAGGCGCCGTCGCCCATTCCCATTGCACGCGCCAATGGCAGCTGGCTGTTTGACACGACCGGCCGTCCCATTCTTGATGCGATCTCGTCGTGGTGGGTGACCACGCACGGGCACTGTCATCCCTCCATTGTATCGGCCATTGCGGCACAGGCGGCAACGCTCGATCAGGTGATTTTCGCAGGCTTTACGCACGAGCCGGCCGCCGCGCTCGCGGCCGCGCTGGTGGAGCGTCTGCCCGCCGGGTTGTCACGGATCTTCTACAGCGACGACGGTTCCACCGCCGTGGAAGTGGCGATCAAACTGTCGTTGCAGTCGTTTGCCAATGACGGGAGACCGCGGCGACTGATTGCCGCGCTCGAGAACGCGTATCACGGCGATACGTTTGGTGCGATGGCTGCGGGCGCGCGTGGCGTGTTCACGCATATGTACGAGCCGTTGTTGTTTGATGTGGCCCGCTTGCCCGACCCGTCGGAGGGGGACACGCTCACGGCGCTCGATGCCCTCATCGCCTCACGAGGTCATGAGCTGGCCGCCGTGATCGTGGAACCGCTGGTGCTCGGCGCCAGTGGCATGCGCGTGTGGGATGAAGCCGTGCTGCAAGGCATTCGCACGCGGACCGCGGCGGCTGGTGTGCATCTGATTGCGGACGAAGTCATGACGGGCTTCGGGCGGACCGGTCCAATGTTCGCCTGCGGGCGGGCCGGCGTATCACCGGACCTGCTGTGCATGTCCAAGGGGCTAACCGGTGGCGTGTTGCCGCTGGGCGCGACAGCGGCCACCGAAACGATCTTCGACGCGTTTCGCAGTGACGATCGTCGCAAGACGTTTTTTCACGGACATTCGTATACCGCCAATCCCATTGCCTGTGCGGCGGCGCTGGCGTCGCTGGCCCTGTTCACCGACGAGTGTGACCAGGCGCGGGCCCGCATCACCGAAACGCACCGGCAACAGCTGGCATCGTTGCAGGGCACGGCTGGCGTGCGTGCCGTACGACAGATTGGCACGGTGGCGGCAGTCGAGCTGGATGCACCGGCGGGGTACCTCAGCGACATTGGGCGCGAACTCGCGGCATTCTCGCTGCAGGAAGGTGTGCTGCTGCGTCCGTTGGGGAATGTGGCGTATTGCCTCCCGCCGTATTGCACCTCCAACGCCGAGCTGGATCGCGTGTATGACGTGATCGCGCGCTTTCTCGAGGGCGCCCGGGCCGCGCCCATTGGCAGCGGGGGACCCGTCGATGACTGA
- the bioD gene encoding dethiobiotin synthase — translation MTDRPRTLRRLGVTGTDTGIGKTVVSCALAARARQMGVSVAAMKPVESGIEARPLPGTAVISDAERLQAACGGGDALSLIRPYVLAEPLAPWVAAQRAGVHFDLAFLDAARAQLEHGRERLVVEGAGGLLVPLTRDLSFAGLFARWQCELVLVAGNRLGVLNHVLLTVQAAERAGLPIAAIVLTSLTEQSTSVADATNFETLQQLLPTHGLHRFPWVSRLDDYDALAAAAQTAGLDSLLTT, via the coding sequence ATGACTGATCGTCCGCGCACGCTGCGAAGACTGGGGGTCACGGGCACTGACACCGGCATTGGAAAGACGGTGGTAAGCTGCGCACTGGCAGCGCGGGCCCGTCAGATGGGGGTGTCGGTTGCAGCCATGAAACCGGTGGAAAGTGGCATAGAAGCGCGCCCTCTCCCTGGTACGGCCGTCATCTCCGACGCGGAGCGATTACAGGCCGCGTGTGGCGGCGGGGATGCCCTTTCGCTCATTCGTCCCTATGTGCTCGCCGAACCGTTGGCCCCGTGGGTGGCGGCGCAGCGGGCGGGGGTGCACTTCGACCTTGCGTTCCTCGACGCGGCGCGCGCCCAGTTGGAGCACGGGCGTGAGCGGTTGGTGGTGGAGGGGGCTGGCGGGCTGCTCGTCCCACTTACGCGGGACCTGTCGTTTGCCGGGCTGTTCGCACGGTGGCAGTGTGAGCTGGTTCTCGTGGCTGGAAACCGTCTGGGCGTGCTGAATCACGTCTTGCTCACCGTGCAGGCGGCCGAACGGGCCGGGCTGCCCATCGCGGCCATCGTACTCACGTCGCTCACCGAACAGAGCACCAGTGTGGCCGACGCAACCAATTTCGAGACGCTGCAGCAACTCCTGCCCACGCATGGTCTGCACCGGTTTCCGTGGGTCTCCCGGCTTGATGACTACGACGCCCTTGCCGCGGCGGCACAGACGGCGGGTCTCGATTCGCTGCTCACCACTTAA